A single Micromonospora luteifusca DNA region contains:
- a CDS encoding cation:proton antiporter, translated as MLLLCFAAVLLAAVLVSALAHRTILSTAALFLVAGFVLGEGTTGVLHLQADSPIVAQLAELALFAVLFSDGMRVGWADLRSAWRLPGRALGWGLPLTLLVTAVLAHYVAGLGWAEALLIGAILAPTDPVFAAALVGNDKVPARLRHLLNVESGVNDGLALPFVVVLLAVAAGSDNLHLGELTTELGVGLAIGVLVPLAALALERTRFFAASAAYAPLNGVAIGLLVLALGKATHGNLFLAAFAAGITVATFGPRERAAFEHFGENIAELLKLGALLVFGALISVEFLGDISWTGWVFAVLAIVVARPIALWISFLRSGLSLREQAAAMWFGPKGFASVVYGLLVIESGIAAADEIFHLVALTIVISILAHSSTDVVIAQAFDDTRDTPNWHHALRRVRRRIAVPRRPAGDPAATAAPDIDGEAEDGQATAK; from the coding sequence GTGCTGCTCCTCTGCTTCGCCGCTGTCCTGCTCGCCGCCGTGCTCGTGTCGGCGCTCGCGCACCGGACGATCCTGTCCACGGCGGCGTTGTTCCTGGTCGCCGGGTTCGTCCTTGGTGAGGGCACCACCGGGGTGTTGCACCTGCAGGCGGACTCGCCGATCGTGGCGCAACTGGCCGAATTGGCCCTGTTCGCGGTGCTGTTCAGCGACGGGATGCGCGTGGGCTGGGCGGACCTGCGCAGCGCGTGGCGGCTGCCCGGCCGGGCGTTGGGCTGGGGCCTTCCCCTGACGCTGCTGGTGACCGCAGTGCTGGCGCACTATGTGGCCGGGTTGGGCTGGGCGGAGGCCCTCCTGATCGGGGCGATCCTGGCGCCCACGGATCCGGTGTTCGCGGCCGCGTTGGTCGGGAATGACAAGGTGCCCGCGCGGCTGCGGCACCTCCTCAACGTCGAGTCCGGGGTGAACGACGGACTCGCGCTGCCGTTCGTGGTGGTGCTGCTCGCGGTCGCGGCCGGCTCCGACAACCTGCACCTGGGCGAGTTGACCACCGAACTCGGCGTCGGCCTGGCGATCGGGGTGCTGGTGCCACTGGCGGCGCTCGCGCTGGAGCGAACTCGCTTTTTCGCCGCCTCGGCGGCGTACGCGCCGCTGAACGGCGTCGCGATCGGGCTGCTGGTGCTGGCGCTCGGCAAGGCTACCCACGGCAATCTGTTCCTCGCCGCGTTCGCTGCCGGTATCACCGTGGCGACCTTCGGGCCCCGGGAACGTGCGGCGTTCGAACACTTCGGGGAGAACATCGCCGAATTGCTCAAGCTGGGGGCGCTGCTGGTGTTCGGCGCCCTGATCTCGGTGGAGTTCCTCGGCGACATCTCCTGGACCGGTTGGGTCTTCGCCGTCCTGGCCATCGTGGTCGCCCGCCCGATCGCACTGTGGATCTCGTTCCTGCGCTCTGGGCTGAGCCTGCGGGAGCAGGCGGCTGCCATGTGGTTCGGGCCCAAGGGCTTCGCCTCGGTGGTCTATGGCCTGCTGGTAATCGAGTCCGGCATCGCCGCAGCCGACGAGATCTTCCACCTGGTCGCGCTGACGATCGTCATATCGATCCTGGCGCACTCCTCGACCGACGTCGTGATCGCGCAGGCCTTCGACGACACCCGCGACACGCCCAACTGGCACCACGCGCTGCGCCGGGTGCGTCGACGGATAGCGGTCCCGCGTCGGCCTGCCGGCGACCCTGCGGCGACTGCCGCGCCGGACATCGACGGCGAGGCCGAGGACGGTCAAGCAACCGCGAAGTAA
- a CDS encoding BON domain-containing protein → MYMPWPLPDENWFADTSDQPEPDCEDLRIEALVAQRLSIDWTTRRQQITVSVQNRVVILAGMVSDAKARQLAAELAYDVPGVFDICNTVRLSGTRRSHW, encoded by the coding sequence GTGTACATGCCATGGCCACTGCCCGATGAAAACTGGTTCGCCGACACCTCCGACCAGCCCGAGCCGGACTGCGAGGATCTACGAATTGAGGCGCTGGTCGCGCAGCGGCTGAGCATCGACTGGACCACGCGGCGTCAGCAGATCACCGTCTCCGTGCAGAACCGGGTCGTCATCCTCGCCGGCATGGTCAGCGACGCGAAGGCGCGGCAGCTCGCGGCGGAACTCGCTTACGACGTGCCCGGCGTCTTCGACATCTGCAACACGGTGCGGCTCAGCGGCACGCGGCGTAGCCACTGGTGA
- a CDS encoding GlsB/YeaQ/YmgE family stress response membrane protein translates to MSIADLVTALLVGVAIGLLGRLIVPGRREAPVWLTVSVGVVAALAGTIVAHLAGVATSTLNLMALVIQVGLASSSVVLVVATSRPDPPDSPRTDMTQRRHQ, encoded by the coding sequence ATGAGCATCGCCGATCTCGTCACCGCGCTCCTCGTCGGCGTCGCCATCGGCCTGCTGGGCAGGCTCATCGTCCCAGGACGCAGGGAGGCCCCGGTCTGGTTGACCGTGTCCGTCGGGGTGGTCGCCGCGCTGGCGGGCACCATCGTCGCCCATCTGGCAGGCGTCGCTACCAGCACCCTCAACCTCATGGCCCTGGTCATCCAGGTCGGTCTCGCCAGCAGCAGTGTCGTCCTCGTCGTCGCCACCTCCAGACCCGACCCACCCGACTCCCCACGGACCGACATGACGCAGCGCCGGCACCAATAG
- a CDS encoding STAS domain-containing protein: protein MTVVPDDHLMTLICDTCGDTVTATACALPDAEVVWTLVSEQGWSGSPFATGPHRCPHCSLLPLPAGGHTSCGDHGPGGILGIDHLDDVTVVAATGDVDLDTGDTLRTALRHAADMGGNVVVDLSRVHLIDSTGLGHLVRAHREARDRGVTLCLAAPSRFIRTVLHTMRLDGAFPIFDSRDDALAALSDASVLKRPTAVAATPASS from the coding sequence ATGACCGTTGTCCCGGATGACCACCTCATGACCCTGATCTGCGACACCTGCGGTGACACCGTCACGGCCACCGCGTGCGCGCTCCCCGATGCCGAGGTCGTCTGGACCCTGGTGTCCGAACAGGGCTGGAGCGGTTCCCCGTTTGCCACCGGCCCGCACCGCTGCCCGCACTGCAGCCTGCTGCCGCTCCCTGCTGGCGGCCACACGTCGTGCGGCGATCACGGTCCGGGCGGCATCCTCGGCATCGACCATCTCGACGATGTGACCGTCGTCGCCGCGACCGGTGACGTCGACCTTGACACCGGGGACACCCTGCGCACCGCCCTGCGTCACGCGGCCGACATGGGCGGAAACGTCGTGGTCGACCTGAGCCGGGTGCACCTCATCGATTCCACCGGCCTCGGACACCTCGTCCGTGCCCACCGCGAGGCCCGCGACCGCGGGGTCACGCTCTGCCTGGCCGCGCCGTCGCGGTTCATCCGCACCGTCCTGCACACGATGCGCCTGGACGGAGCCTTTCCCATCTTTGACAGCCGCGACGACGCCCTCGCCGCACTGTCTGACGCTTCGGTGTTGAAGCGTCCAACCGCCGTCGCCGCGACCCCTGCGAGTTCCTGA
- a CDS encoding STAS domain-containing protein, protein MTGPTATTPCTLPLVEVRVTEFNLTCLPATGAVFDHLLALHPAQVVVDLSGCRHIDAAAIGLLLDVHRRLTRADGVLTVRDPNPRIRRILQAARLGQILPVVDTGPSSPPGTPPAVQEPTRTPTLVAHGRASVKVAH, encoded by the coding sequence GTGACAGGGCCAACGGCAACCACGCCGTGCACGCTGCCGCTGGTCGAGGTGCGCGTCACCGAGTTCAACCTGACCTGCCTGCCGGCGACCGGCGCAGTCTTCGACCACCTGCTGGCCCTGCATCCCGCACAGGTGGTGGTCGACCTGTCCGGGTGTCGGCACATCGATGCCGCTGCGATCGGCCTGCTGCTCGATGTGCACCGGCGGCTGACCCGCGCCGACGGGGTCCTCACCGTCCGCGATCCGAACCCGCGTATCCGGCGCATCCTGCAGGCCGCCCGTCTGGGCCAGATCCTGCCGGTCGTCGACACTGGCCCATCATCGCCGCCCGGCACCCCGCCGGCCGTGCAGGAACCCACCCGCACACCGACGCTGGTCGCTCACGGTCGCGCGTCGGTAAAAGTCGCTCACTGA
- a CDS encoding response regulator transcription factor — protein sequence MTAVLVIEDDDRIRLALLLALEDEGYDAVGAATAEEGLRAQRRDPADYVLVDLMLPGLDGFECIRQLRRDDDVPIVVVSARDDTHDIVAALEAGADDYVVKPVAIKELSARLRALRRRTRSGVAGYAPEPVPAFVIGELEISPDGGEVRRAGQPVPVTRTEFRLLCELAEHVGRVLSRQQLLERVWGYDSGDERLVDVHVGRLRQKIESDPANPRHLVTLRGLGYKLQR from the coding sequence ATGACGGCCGTACTGGTGATCGAGGACGACGACCGCATCCGCTTGGCGTTGTTGCTCGCACTGGAGGACGAGGGGTACGACGCGGTGGGCGCGGCCACGGCGGAGGAGGGTCTGCGCGCGCAGCGCCGCGACCCCGCCGACTACGTGCTGGTCGACCTGATGCTGCCTGGCCTCGACGGTTTCGAGTGCATTCGGCAGCTGCGTCGTGACGACGACGTCCCGATCGTGGTGGTCAGTGCCCGCGACGACACGCACGACATCGTCGCCGCGCTGGAGGCCGGCGCTGACGACTATGTCGTCAAGCCGGTGGCGATCAAGGAACTGTCCGCGCGGCTGCGCGCCCTACGCCGTCGGACCCGTAGCGGCGTCGCGGGGTACGCGCCGGAGCCCGTGCCAGCGTTCGTGATCGGCGAGCTGGAGATCAGCCCCGACGGGGGAGAGGTTCGCCGAGCCGGCCAACCCGTACCGGTCACCCGCACCGAATTCCGGCTGTTGTGCGAGTTGGCCGAGCACGTAGGCCGGGTGCTGTCCCGCCAGCAACTGCTCGAACGGGTCTGGGGGTACGACAGCGGAGACGAACGGCTCGTCGACGTGCATGTGGGCCGGCTGCGGCAGAAGATCGAGTCGGACCCGGCGAACCCGAGACATCTGGTCACCCTGCGGGGCCTGGGCTACAAGTTGCAGCGATGA
- a CDS encoding sensor histidine kinase, with amino-acid sequence MRRLGLRTRVTAAFAVGALVLAASMALISYELTRRSLIDERERTALRAAYFDATVVRAGIDTDTPDVVQVLRSLDTGGSRRPVLHLDGEWYARTADPGTTAAIPVELRRVVTAGKPAVQRIRVDDQPALVVGVPLSATATYFEVNSLRELEQTFQVLALALTTVAIMVAGSGAALGWYATRHGLRPLTAVADAAEKIAAGDFTARLDPATDPDLTRLSSSFNQMVDQLARRIERDRRFAADVSHELRSPLQTLAAAASVLARRREQQDERTAIAAGLVADEIDRFQRLVNDLIDLARSDQPAHRAPVDVVALARDACHALDLPASIVRLAPEVSATWLVERRRVAQVLANLLDNAVTYGGGPTCVLLDRDGSAGVVEVEDEGPGVPLEDREVIFDRFVRGRAAHTRGAGDGTGLGLALVAQHAAAHGGHVTVTDRPGGGARFRITLPESLR; translated from the coding sequence ATGAGACGCCTCGGACTGCGTACCCGGGTCACCGCCGCATTCGCCGTCGGCGCGCTCGTGCTTGCCGCGTCGATGGCCCTGATCTCCTACGAGCTGACTCGCCGCTCCCTGATCGACGAGCGGGAACGCACCGCCCTGCGCGCCGCGTACTTCGACGCGACCGTCGTCCGTGCCGGAATCGACACCGACACCCCCGACGTCGTACAGGTGCTCCGGTCGCTGGACACGGGCGGGAGTCGGCGGCCGGTGCTGCACCTGGACGGCGAGTGGTATGCCCGCACCGCAGATCCCGGCACCACCGCCGCCATTCCCGTCGAGCTGCGCCGGGTCGTCACCGCCGGCAAGCCCGCCGTGCAGCGGATACGCGTCGACGACCAGCCCGCCCTGGTCGTCGGCGTGCCCCTGTCCGCGACGGCGACCTACTTCGAGGTCAACTCACTCCGGGAGCTGGAACAGACGTTCCAGGTCCTGGCGCTCGCGCTGACCACCGTCGCGATCATGGTCGCCGGATCCGGCGCGGCCCTCGGCTGGTACGCCACCCGGCACGGGCTGCGCCCGCTCACGGCGGTCGCAGACGCGGCGGAGAAGATCGCCGCCGGTGATTTCACCGCCCGGCTGGACCCGGCCACCGACCCTGACCTGACCCGGTTGTCCTCGTCGTTCAACCAGATGGTCGACCAGCTCGCCCGGCGCATCGAGCGGGACCGGCGCTTCGCCGCCGACGTCAGCCACGAGCTGCGCTCCCCGTTGCAGACCCTCGCCGCCGCGGCCAGCGTCCTGGCCCGACGTCGCGAACAGCAGGACGAGCGAACGGCGATCGCGGCGGGGCTGGTCGCCGACGAGATCGACCGTTTCCAGCGTCTCGTCAACGATCTGATCGACCTGGCTCGCAGCGACCAGCCCGCGCACCGTGCCCCGGTGGACGTGGTGGCGCTGGCCCGGGACGCCTGCCACGCCCTGGACCTGCCCGCGTCGATCGTCCGCCTCGCACCGGAGGTGTCCGCGACGTGGTTGGTCGAGCGGCGGCGTGTCGCGCAGGTGCTGGCGAACCTGTTGGACAACGCCGTCACCTACGGGGGTGGGCCGACGTGTGTGCTGCTCGATCGCGATGGCAGCGCGGGTGTCGTCGAGGTCGAGGACGAGGGCCCGGGTGTGCCCCTGGAGGACCGAGAGGTGATCTTCGACCGTTTCGTCCGCGGGCGAGCCGCCCACACCCGGGGTGCCGGCGACGGCACCGGGCTCGGCCTCGCGCTGGTCGCCCAGCACGCCGCCGCACACGGCGGACACGTCACGGTCACCGACCGCCCCGGAGGGGGCGCCCGCTTCCGCATCACGCTGCCGGAGAGCCTGAGGTGA
- a CDS encoding GerMN domain-containing protein, which yields MNPRQFLAVGLVALLTGCGIPTDNAPRVVHPPRGPFPTATPADTAPVGPATETVCLVRDNRIVPVLRRVDRPPTIEDHLRHLLAGPTEAERDTDLTSALPGAVNAAGATLTGTQARVTVDEPGDDAGRSDEVLAFGQIVCTLTSRDDVTSVTFLRDGRPLGVPRADGSLSEQPLSRTDYAPLISER from the coding sequence GTGAACCCTCGCCAATTCCTCGCCGTGGGGCTCGTCGCGCTGCTGACCGGTTGTGGCATCCCCACCGACAACGCACCCCGCGTCGTGCACCCGCCACGCGGGCCGTTCCCGACCGCCACCCCCGCGGACACCGCGCCGGTCGGCCCGGCCACCGAGACCGTCTGCCTGGTCCGCGACAACCGCATCGTCCCGGTGCTTCGGCGCGTGGACCGCCCACCCACCATCGAGGACCACCTGCGGCACCTGCTCGCCGGACCCACCGAGGCCGAACGCGACACCGACCTGACCAGCGCACTGCCGGGGGCGGTCAACGCCGCCGGTGCCACACTGACCGGCACCCAGGCGCGCGTCACGGTCGACGAACCCGGCGATGACGCCGGGCGCAGCGACGAGGTCCTCGCCTTCGGGCAGATCGTCTGCACCCTCACCAGCCGCGATGACGTCACCAGCGTGACGTTCCTGCGAGACGGCAGACCGTTGGGCGTGCCCCGCGCCGACGGATCACTGTCCGAACAGCCGCTCAGCCGCACCGACTACGCCCCACTGATCAGCGAACGGTGA
- a CDS encoding SLC13 family permease gives MSTLAWIAVAVFAAAYVLIATEKINRVAVALGGASIMLAIGATDAEHAFFSEEAGIDWNVIFLLLGMMLIVGVLKRSGLFEYLAIWSAKKARGRPFPIMVILVVVTALVSAALDNVTTVLLVAPVTLLVCERLDVPPIPFLIAEVMASNIGGAATLVGDPPNIIIASRSGLSFTDFLNVMAPLVLIVIVVFIGLCRIMFRKAFRYDAERAARIMALREADAIRDRRLVVISLVVLGAVLLAFSLHTVLHLEPSVVAILGGLLLLALSRLNAEDVAKDVEWPTLVFFAGLFIMVGALVATGVIDSIARSATEAVEGKLWPATMLLLWASAGLSAIVDNIPYVATMSPIVGELVNAEGGLGKAQVLWWALAIGADFGGNATAVGASANVVVLGIADRAGHKITFWGFTKYGLIVTVISVAISVPYLWLRFF, from the coding sequence ATGAGCACCCTGGCCTGGATTGCGGTGGCCGTATTCGCCGCCGCCTACGTCCTGATCGCCACCGAGAAGATCAATCGGGTGGCGGTGGCCCTGGGTGGTGCGTCGATCATGCTGGCGATCGGGGCCACCGACGCCGAGCACGCGTTCTTCTCTGAAGAGGCGGGCATCGACTGGAACGTCATCTTCCTGCTGCTGGGGATGATGCTGATCGTCGGCGTGCTGAAACGCAGCGGCCTGTTCGAGTACCTGGCGATCTGGAGTGCCAAGAAGGCCCGAGGCCGCCCGTTCCCGATCATGGTCATCCTGGTCGTGGTGACCGCCTTGGTGTCGGCGGCGCTGGACAACGTCACCACAGTGCTGCTGGTAGCGCCGGTGACGCTGCTGGTCTGCGAGCGGCTCGACGTGCCGCCGATCCCATTCCTGATCGCCGAGGTCATGGCGTCCAACATCGGTGGTGCGGCCACCCTGGTCGGCGACCCACCGAACATCATCATCGCCAGCCGATCGGGATTGAGTTTCACCGACTTCCTGAACGTCATGGCCCCGCTGGTGCTGATCGTGATCGTCGTTTTCATCGGCCTGTGCCGGATCATGTTCCGCAAGGCGTTCCGCTACGACGCCGAGCGCGCCGCCCGGATCATGGCGCTGCGGGAGGCGGACGCGATTCGCGACCGCCGCCTCGTCGTGATCAGCCTGGTGGTCCTCGGCGCGGTCCTGCTCGCGTTCAGCCTGCACACGGTGCTGCACCTGGAGCCATCGGTGGTGGCCATACTCGGCGGCCTGCTGCTGCTGGCGTTGTCCCGACTGAACGCCGAAGACGTGGCCAAGGACGTCGAATGGCCGACCCTGGTGTTCTTCGCCGGCCTGTTCATCATGGTCGGAGCCCTGGTCGCCACCGGGGTGATCGACAGCATCGCCCGGTCGGCGACCGAGGCCGTCGAGGGCAAGCTGTGGCCGGCCACCATGTTGCTGCTGTGGGCGTCGGCCGGGTTGTCGGCGATCGTGGACAACATCCCGTACGTGGCGACGATGAGCCCGATCGTCGGCGAGTTGGTGAACGCGGAAGGCGGGCTCGGTAAGGCTCAAGTGCTGTGGTGGGCGCTTGCCATCGGGGCTGACTTCGGCGGCAACGCCACTGCCGTCGGCGCCTCGGCGAACGTGGTGGTGCTCGGCATCGCCGACCGGGCCGGACACAAGATCACGTTCTGGGGGTTCACCAAGTACGGTCTCATCGTCACCGTGATCTCGGTGGCAATCTCGGTGCCGTATCTGTGGCTGCGATTCTTCTGA
- a CDS encoding CBS domain-containing protein, producing MRASDVAISMETVTEDMPAREAARILAAQDLPGLIVVDTMGRPSTVLAGTQVLRMALPSYCQDDPALARVIDEAAADVILKGIGNRTVADLLPRNRPGLPAVSADATLLEVASVMARTNVPLVAVVDHDQVMTGAITLDGLLDRMLGT from the coding sequence ATGCGCGCGAGCGACGTGGCCATCTCGATGGAAACCGTTACAGAGGACATGCCGGCCCGGGAGGCGGCGCGGATCCTGGCGGCGCAGGATTTACCCGGCCTGATCGTGGTGGACACCATGGGCCGCCCGTCGACAGTGCTGGCCGGCACGCAGGTGCTGCGGATGGCGCTGCCGTCCTACTGCCAGGATGATCCCGCGCTTGCCCGGGTGATCGACGAGGCCGCTGCCGATGTGATCCTGAAGGGAATCGGTAACCGCACCGTCGCGGATTTGCTGCCCCGTAACCGGCCGGGCCTGCCGGCGGTCAGCGCCGACGCCACCCTGCTCGAGGTCGCCTCGGTGATGGCCCGAACGAATGTGCCGCTGGTCGCTGTCGTCGACCACGACCAGGTGATGACCGGCGCGATCACCCTGGACGGGCTGCTCGACCGGATGCTTGGCACCTGA
- the nhaA gene encoding Na+/H+ antiporter NhaA: MTSNPQSPPRVLGRGSWAEARRIADVLRKETIGGALLLVGAVVALIWANSPWAHRYQAMTALTFGPHALHLDLSLAMWAADGLLAIFFFVAGLELKREFVAGDLRDPRRAVVPVAAAVGGVLVPALLYAVVNWGGAVKGWAIPTATDIAFALAVLAVIGRHLPSALRTFLLTLAVVDDLLAIVIIAVFYTAHLSVLPLLAAAVPLGLFALLVQRRVRSWWLLLPLAFATWALVHASGVHATVAGVLLAFAVPVLRSRGAGPGPGLAEHFEHRFRPISAGIAVPVFALMSAGVAVGGLDGLAQAVTDPIAVGIMLGLVVGKPIGILLATWLVARFTRARLDAGLAWIDVAGLAVLAGIGFTVSLLIGELAFGIGSDADGRVKIAVLAGSLIATALAMIILRVRNRVYRQIYEAEQVDRDRDDVPDVYQQ; the protein is encoded by the coding sequence GTGACGTCGAACCCTCAGTCACCCCCTCGCGTCCTCGGCCGTGGTTCCTGGGCCGAGGCACGTCGCATCGCCGACGTGCTGCGCAAGGAGACGATCGGCGGCGCGCTGCTGCTGGTCGGGGCCGTCGTGGCGCTGATCTGGGCGAACTCGCCGTGGGCACACCGCTACCAGGCAATGACGGCGCTCACCTTCGGGCCCCACGCGCTGCACCTTGACCTGTCGCTGGCGATGTGGGCGGCCGACGGGTTGCTGGCGATCTTCTTCTTCGTCGCTGGTCTCGAACTCAAGCGCGAGTTCGTCGCCGGTGATCTGCGTGATCCCCGCCGGGCCGTGGTCCCGGTCGCCGCCGCGGTCGGTGGCGTACTCGTGCCGGCCTTGCTGTACGCGGTGGTGAACTGGGGTGGCGCGGTGAAGGGTTGGGCGATTCCGACCGCCACCGACATCGCGTTCGCCCTCGCCGTTCTGGCGGTGATCGGCCGGCATCTGCCGAGCGCGCTGCGTACCTTCCTGCTGACCCTGGCAGTGGTGGACGACCTGTTGGCGATCGTCATCATCGCGGTCTTCTACACCGCCCACCTGTCGGTGCTGCCGCTGCTGGCCGCAGCGGTGCCGCTGGGCTTGTTCGCGCTGCTGGTACAGCGTCGGGTGCGCTCATGGTGGCTGCTCCTGCCGCTGGCGTTCGCAACCTGGGCGCTCGTGCACGCCTCCGGCGTGCACGCCACCGTCGCCGGGGTGCTGCTCGCCTTCGCCGTCCCGGTGCTGCGCTCCAGGGGCGCCGGCCCGGGGCCCGGCCTGGCCGAGCACTTCGAGCACCGATTCCGGCCGATCTCCGCCGGCATCGCGGTGCCGGTGTTCGCGCTGATGTCCGCTGGAGTGGCCGTCGGCGGGCTCGACGGCCTGGCGCAAGCGGTCACCGACCCAATCGCTGTCGGCATCATGCTCGGCCTGGTCGTCGGCAAGCCGATCGGCATCCTGCTCGCGACCTGGCTCGTCGCCCGGTTCACCCGGGCCCGGCTGGACGCGGGGTTGGCCTGGATCGACGTGGCCGGGCTGGCCGTGCTGGCCGGCATCGGGTTCACCGTGTCGCTGCTGATTGGCGAACTCGCCTTCGGTATCGGCAGCGACGCCGACGGCCGGGTCAAGATCGCCGTCCTGGCGGGCTCCCTGATCGCCACCGCTCTCGCCATGATCATCTTGCGGGTGCGCAATCGCGTGTACCGGCAGATCTACGAGGCCGAGCAGGTCGACCGTGACCGTGACGACGTTCCCGACGTCTACCAGCAGTAG
- a CDS encoding NADP-dependent oxidoreductase, giving the protein MKAIVVTDRAAGTAGMTLVERPEPDAARLASLDGANYGDVIVQVHASGFTGNELEWPSTWIDRRGRDRTPSIPGHEVAGVVTALGYGTTGLSVGQRVFGLTDWTRDGSLAEYTVVEARNLAPLPGDVDFTVGAGVAMAGLTAWQGLFDHGHLMEGQSVLVHGAAGAVGSMATQLAVQAGAYVIGTGRASARQTALDFGAHEFVDLDNDTLEDVGGVDLVFDVVGGDIQKRSAGLVRAGGSLVTVTGPPEARPADGLAIDFVVVSDRVQLGEIARRVRDGRVRTNIGTVAALDDAVAALNPTERTKGKTVIRVRP; this is encoded by the coding sequence GTGAAAGCGATCGTGGTGACGGACCGGGCTGCGGGAACGGCGGGGATGACGCTGGTGGAGCGGCCCGAACCGGACGCGGCGAGGCTCGCCAGTCTTGACGGCGCGAACTACGGCGATGTCATCGTTCAAGTTCATGCGTCGGGATTCACCGGGAATGAGCTGGAGTGGCCCTCGACCTGGATCGATCGCCGCGGCCGTGACCGGACGCCGTCGATCCCCGGCCACGAGGTGGCTGGTGTGGTCACCGCCCTCGGCTATGGCACGACGGGCCTGTCGGTGGGCCAGCGGGTGTTCGGCCTCACGGATTGGACACGCGACGGCAGCCTCGCGGAGTACACAGTCGTCGAGGCACGCAACCTCGCGCCGCTGCCGGGCGACGTTGACTTCACGGTGGGAGCAGGCGTCGCGATGGCAGGCCTGACCGCCTGGCAAGGTCTGTTCGATCACGGCCACCTCATGGAGGGGCAGAGCGTCCTGGTGCACGGCGCGGCCGGCGCAGTCGGTTCGATGGCGACGCAGCTCGCGGTTCAGGCCGGCGCCTACGTCATCGGCACCGGACGTGCCAGCGCCCGGCAGACCGCACTCGACTTCGGCGCGCACGAGTTCGTCGACCTCGACAACGACACGCTGGAAGACGTCGGCGGAGTCGATCTGGTCTTCGATGTCGTCGGCGGCGACATCCAGAAGCGATCCGCGGGTCTGGTTCGAGCCGGAGGATCGCTGGTGACCGTCACCGGGCCGCCGGAGGCGCGGCCCGCTGACGGCTTGGCGATCGACTTCGTTGTCGTGTCCGACCGCGTCCAGCTGGGTGAGATCGCCCGGCGGGTCCGGGATGGGCGCGTGCGGACGAACATCGGTACCGTCGCGGCCCTCGACGACGCCGTGGCCGCCCTCAACCCGACCGAGCGGACCAAGGGGAAGACGGTCATCCGCGTCCGCCCATGA
- a CDS encoding GNAT family N-acetyltransferase encodes MTINLEAEAATREENNAALIAALNETRLSEVESSWELDVINDAERGRWIAVLGAEAIAELSYRFVGGRVVLLTTWVDPAYRHNRVATELIARVLNEIRESGKKITVICPVVGEFIARNPEYLDLIDKVHPGVGAYPQHTPAEGDHDDGLAAFEKDMT; translated from the coding sequence ATGACGATCAATCTCGAGGCCGAGGCGGCCACCCGGGAAGAGAACAATGCGGCGCTGATCGCTGCTCTGAACGAGACACGTCTCAGCGAGGTGGAATCCAGCTGGGAGCTCGATGTCATCAACGACGCGGAGCGCGGTCGCTGGATCGCCGTCCTCGGCGCCGAAGCGATCGCCGAACTCTCGTACCGGTTCGTGGGCGGCCGTGTCGTGCTGCTGACGACCTGGGTCGACCCCGCCTACCGACACAATCGGGTGGCCACGGAGCTCATCGCGCGCGTGCTGAACGAGATCCGCGAGAGCGGGAAGAAGATCACCGTCATCTGCCCGGTCGTGGGTGAGTTCATTGCCCGCAACCCCGAATACCTCGATCTCATCGACAAGGTCCATCCCGGCGTTGGCGCCTACCCCCAGCACACACCCGCGGAAGGCGACCACGACGACGGGCTCGCCGCATTCGAGAAGGACATGACATAG
- a CDS encoding GNAT family N-acetyltransferase encodes MTDPTETTRYAFKSPDEEGTLSHDQAVLIDKVIDDPHAPGFDFQVVNDEKLAIYNAIVAGREVAGLTYNVARDDRLVLLATSVIPEYRKRGIATALIRHVLNDLRVQGKTVTIMCPIVRTFIERNPEYAGLIDPEHPGVTESRTHLP; translated from the coding sequence ATGACCGACCCAACCGAGACGACCCGCTACGCCTTCAAGTCCCCCGACGAGGAAGGCACGCTCAGCCATGACCAGGCTGTGCTCATCGACAAGGTAATCGACGATCCCCACGCCCCCGGGTTCGACTTCCAGGTCGTCAACGACGAGAAACTCGCTATCTACAACGCCATCGTCGCGGGCCGAGAGGTGGCCGGGCTGACCTACAACGTCGCCCGAGACGACCGGCTCGTGCTGCTGGCCACCTCGGTGATCCCCGAGTACCGCAAACGAGGCATCGCCACCGCGCTGATCCGACACGTCCTGAACGACCTACGCGTGCAAGGCAAGACGGTCACCATCATGTGCCCAATCGTGCGCACCTTCATCGAGCGCAACCCCGAGTATGCCGGCCTCATCGACCCCGAGCACCCGGGAGTAACCGAGAGTCGCACGCATCTGCCCTAA